One region of Deltaproteobacteria bacterium genomic DNA includes:
- a CDS encoding DUF2461 domain-containing protein — protein sequence MDIFSGFSGFPKQSLSFFKDLALNNTKMWFDQHKEVYEQQVMAPARDFILAMGDRLKKIAPGVQADPRVNKSLFRLNRDIRFSHDKTPYKTHLGIWFWEGSRPRMECSGFYFHLEPEKFMLGVGLYCFPKDLLDTYRQSVVHPIHGPALAKIIKGIKKQEGYYYGGQHFKKTPQGFDPKHPNAEFLLYNGLYAGIEIPNSTELFSSGLVDLCFEHYKKMAPLHRWLLALTERG from the coding sequence ATGGACATCTTCTCAGGTTTTAGTGGTTTCCCCAAACAGTCCCTATCTTTCTTTAAAGACCTGGCCCTAAACAACACCAAGATGTGGTTTGATCAGCACAAGGAGGTCTACGAACAGCAGGTTATGGCACCGGCCCGTGATTTTATCCTGGCCATGGGAGACCGGTTGAAAAAAATCGCCCCAGGGGTGCAGGCCGACCCCCGGGTCAACAAGTCCCTTTTTCGTCTCAACCGGGACATCCGCTTCAGCCATGACAAGACCCCTTATAAAACCCACCTGGGTATCTGGTTCTGGGAAGGTTCCAGACCCCGGATGGAATGTTCCGGTTTTTATTTTCATCTGGAACCGGAAAAGTTCATGTTGGGGGTGGGGCTTTATTGTTTTCCCAAAGACCTTCTGGACACCTACAGACAATCGGTCGTCCATCCGATCCATGGCCCGGCCCTGGCCAAGATCATCAAGGGGATCAAGAAGCAGGAAGGTTATTATTATGGGGGACAGCATTTCAAAAAAACCCCTCAGGGGTTTGACCCGAAGCACCCCAATGCCGAATTCCTGCTTTATAATGGACTCTATGCCGGAATTGAGATTCCTAACTCAACGGAACTGTTTTCTTCCGGTCTGGTGGACCTCTGCTTTGAACATTATAAAAAAATGGCCCCTCTCCACCGCTGGCTGCTGGCCCTGACCGAAAGGGGATAA